A genomic window from Candidatus Bathyarchaeota archaeon includes:
- a CDS encoding glutamine amidotransferase family protein → MKNLTKVNNPYGDEKVFDACSIFGMMNLKGERFSAKDPMRAIANMHDRGNGLGGGFAAYGIYPEYKDDYAFQVMYLSTDAKLQTDRLLNEAFDIINDEPMPIQEAKVTDPPLMWRYFVQPKTAKLQSQHPNDYVMKYVTRINSETGKAFVFSSGKNMGVFKGVGFPEDVGQYFCLEDYKGYLWTVHGRFPTNTQGWWGGAHPFSMLDWTVVHNGEISSYGINKRYLEMFGYKCTMQTDTEVLAYAFDLLMRRQKLPIEAVTKILAPPLWSEIKTMQPNAQQTITAMRQTYGGLLMNGPFTIIVAHEGEMIGLTDRIKLRPLTAATKGDILFLSSEEAAIRLVSPHLDDVWSPRGGEPVIGRLQTKKPVETIA, encoded by the coding sequence ATGAAGAATCTTACTAAAGTTAACAACCCTTACGGCGACGAAAAAGTCTTTGATGCCTGTTCCATATTTGGCATGATGAACCTCAAAGGAGAAAGGTTCTCCGCAAAAGACCCCATGCGAGCAATCGCTAACATGCATGACCGTGGAAACGGTTTAGGAGGTGGTTTTGCAGCGTATGGAATATACCCCGAATACAAAGACGATTACGCCTTCCAGGTAATGTACCTGAGCACCGATGCAAAACTACAAACTGACCGCCTGTTAAACGAAGCCTTTGACATAATCAACGATGAACCAATGCCCATCCAAGAAGCCAAAGTCACAGATCCCCCTCTAATGTGGAGATACTTTGTTCAACCTAAAACTGCTAAACTTCAGAGCCAGCATCCAAACGATTACGTCATGAAATATGTTACTCGCATAAACAGCGAAACAGGCAAAGCTTTCGTGTTTTCAAGCGGAAAAAACATGGGCGTGTTCAAAGGAGTAGGTTTCCCCGAAGACGTTGGTCAATACTTCTGTTTAGAAGACTACAAAGGATACCTTTGGACCGTTCACGGACGATTCCCAACAAACACCCAAGGCTGGTGGGGAGGAGCCCATCCTTTCAGTATGCTAGACTGGACTGTAGTTCACAACGGCGAAATTTCATCGTACGGAATAAACAAACGATACCTGGAAATGTTCGGATACAAATGCACAATGCAAACCGACACCGAAGTCCTAGCATATGCCTTTGACCTTCTGATGAGACGCCAAAAACTGCCTATCGAAGCAGTTACAAAGATTCTTGCACCCCCATTGTGGTCAGAAATCAAAACAATGCAACCAAATGCCCAACAAACCATAACTGCTATGCGACAAACATACGGTGGTTTATTGATGAACGGACCTTTCACAATCATAGTTGCCCATGAAGGAGAAATGATTGGACTAACAGACAGAATCAAGCTGCGACCTCTTACTGCCGCAACAAAAGGCGATATTTTGTTTCTGTCTTCAGAAGAAGCAGCCATCAGGCTAGTTTCACCCCACTTAGACGATGTTTGGAGCCCCCGAGGTGGAGAACCCGTAATTGGTCGACTACAAACCAAAAAACCTGTGGAGACCATAGCCTAG